CTCTTTGAACAGGTCTGTAAGGCCTATATTTTAAATCTTCTTCATAATCCTTAAATTCATCTGTAATTCTCAACTGAAAGAAAAACATGAATATTATGATAAATAAAGGAAGTAATTTATACCAGATTATTGGTACTTTATCAATTTCTTTATCCCAGAATAGTAGCACTCTATTGACTTCTTTTGACAAAGTTGGCTTTATAATTTTTGAATTATAGAGTAATCCTGTGTAAATATATCCTGACAAAGTAAAAATCAGTACAAAAAACGAATTTTTTCCTAATGGAAACCGCTCATTCAGATATATTTTAAAATTTTTTATATTTTGAACTATTGATTTTTTTGAATTTATATTACTTTCGTTCATTTTTATTTTCTCCTCTTAGAATATTATATATTTTACTGGCAATAAAACTCAACCATTGAAAGTAAATATCCAGTATTATCATCTACATTTGTTTCTTCAAGAAAATCTTTAATTTTGTATCTCAATATTAATTTTTTTTCATTATATCGTTCAGATTTTGTGTTATCTATTACCATTACAGGACTTCCTGCACTTGCGAAAGCATCAAGAAATCCTAATGCGAGGTCAAAAAACATTCCTTTTGCCTTAGCACGTGTATAAGTTTGATATTTCTTATCCAGATGTGATAAATCCGCTTCGTTTTCTTTTGCCGAACGATAAAACATTTTTAAAGTATCTCTATTGTATGATGAAAATAATTTTAATCCTTCCTGAATTAATTCTTTTGCTTCTTTATTCATAAAATTTCCTTTTCCTTTCTAAATTTTTTCAACTATCTCTTCCAGCTTCTTATAGTCCGTCTTGCTGTTATGTCTCTTATCCATAGGAATTTCAGTTTCAATTATTTTAAATATTTCAAACTTTTTCTTCAGTTCCATAATTTCAATATTTTCAGATAAATTTCCTTTATATTCGGAATTTCTTTCAACAAGAAGATAAAGTTTTTCATTTTTTGAAGTCAGTACTGATTTTTTGAGAATTTCACAAAAGGAAAATGCGGTTTCCACTGCAAAGGGATAGTAAATCTTTTCTCCAATCTGTATTCTCCCTTTAACTCTTCCTAGTAATACTAACTGGCCATTACTGTTAATATACCCCATATCTCCTGTCCTATGCCATTTTTCATCAGGATTTTTTTGAACGTTTAAATATCCGTTTACTACATTTTCACCCTTTACAAGTATTTCTCCTCTAACTTCTGAATTAATTTCTACGTTGCTATTTTCTTCTGCAAAATTTCTATCCAGTTCCTTTTCCTGTATTTCTTCTATTTTAAGTTCCAATCCTTCAACTATCTTTCCTGCGAGAAGTCCATCTCCATTTTTCATACTTTTAATATCATCTTCTGTTATATCTTCAAAATTCAGCCTTGATATTGGTTCAGCTTCTGAAGCTCCATATAATGCGTTAATCTCAGCATTTATAAATGTTTTTCTGATTTTCTCCATAAGCCATGGAAAGACAGGTGCTCCCCCTGTGTACACTGTCTGAACATTATTTAGCTGTATCCCATCTTTTTTACAGCACTCGGTAATATTTTCAAAAATTACAGGAGGAAGAATAATATTTTCTATATTATTTTTTCTTATACACTGTACAATATCCTGAAAATTTGATTCAGAAGGTTTCTGCCAGTTTATGTCAGGGATAAATACTGTTGCTCCTGTTGCCATATGTGAAAGCAAAAATATTGGAAATGACGAATACACCGCTGTTCCTTCCTGAAATTTCAGATTCTTTTCAAGTACATTGTGCTGGCCAATTAAAAATCCATGCGTTCTCATTATAATTTTAGGAAAACCTGTGCTTCCACTCGTAAAACTAATGAGGGCAGGTGTATTTTCATTGATTTCCTTATCCTCCACACTATTTGTAAGGGATATTGTTTCAGCTTCCTTCATTATTTTCTCATAATTAATTTTTTTCCCAATTTTTCTTATACCTTTTAGGAAAAATCCTTTCAGAAGTGTTTTTCCACTTCCAATT
The sequence above is a segment of the Leptotrichia sp. oral taxon 215 str. W9775 genome. Coding sequences within it:
- a CDS encoding AMP-binding protein translates to MTIISKMKELKDKYPERTALIDAKTGSKITFREFDAKSDKICSYLKEKKFRKGDKIVVFVPIGIEFYLILIAIFKMGLQAVFIDPYAGLEHINRCCEMISPEGIIGSGKTLLKGFFLKGIRKIGKKINYEKIMKEAETISLTNSVEDKEINENTPALISFTSGSTGFPKIIMRTHGFLIGQHNVLEKNLKFQEGTAVYSSFPIFLLSHMATGATVFIPDINWQKPSESNFQDIVQCIRKNNIENIILPPVIFENITECCKKDGIQLNNVQTVYTGGAPVFPWLMEKIRKTFINAEINALYGASEAEPISRLNFEDITEDDIKSMKNGDGLLAGKIVEGLELKIEEIQEKELDRNFAEENSNVEINSEVRGEILVKGENVVNGYLNVQKNPDEKWHRTGDMGYINSNGQLVLLGRVKGRIQIGEKIYYPFAVETAFSFCEILKKSVLTSKNEKLYLLVERNSEYKGNLSENIEIMELKKKFEIFKIIETEIPMDKRHNSKTDYKKLEEIVEKI